A window of Streptomyces puniciscabiei contains these coding sequences:
- a CDS encoding sarcosine oxidase subunit alpha family protein translates to MLLISCPWCGPRDEAEFHYGGQAHVSYPEDPAALTDEEWARYLFFRDNPKGPFAERWSHAAGCRKWFNAVRDTSTNEILAVYKVGESRPETTEPRPEQPACPAFEGEARSGPTGVQGAEPPGGVEGAEPLEDGTGRGGGGDHPFRTPTGGRIARDTPLIFTFDGIAYQGYQGDTLASALLANGVIQAATSIKLGRPRGIFSAGVEEPHAVVQIEAPFPEPMLPATTVELYDGLVASSLPGQGRLATEPDPARYDAVHAHCDLLIVGAGPAGLAAAAAAASTGARVILADDQPELGGSLLGTGEHLDWVETTRAQLEAAPEVRVLRRTTVFGYYDDNHLLAVERRTNHLGAEAPANVSRERVWRIRARRVVLATGAHERSLAFGDNDRPGVMLASSARTYLHRYAVLPGRHAVVFTTNDSAYAAALDLAAAGMGIAAIVDTRSEPGEWAERARSAGIEVLAGHAVTGTQGGARLTAVTVAPYGESAGRREFAVDLLLVSGGWNPVAHLFSQAGGKLRHDDVLGAFVPDSGRQAVEVAGSANGVFDLATVLAQGAAAGARAVESEGYTAGTPALPAVAAQPHTPPMQVFTIPTDTGAPRFVDLQRDVTVDDLARATGAGLRSVEHTKRYTTAGTGGDQGRTAGVLASGVVAELLGVDISALGLPTFRPPYTPVSFAALAGRDRGALSDPVRTTALHTWHVAHGALFENVGQWKRPWYYPQDGEDMEAAVLRECRAAREGVAFMDASTLGKIDVQGPDAALFLDRLYTNMVSTLKIGMIRYGVMCRPDGMVFDDGTVIRLAQDRFLVTTTTGNAAAVLDWMEEWLQTEWPELRVHCTSVTEQWATVALVGPKSRAVLGSVAPQLAVSNDDFPFMAWRETTVAGIDARVCRISFSGELAYEINVSPWEALALWEALYEAGAPYGITPYGTETMHVLRAEKGYPIVGQDTDGTVTPQDLGMGWAVSKKKPDFIGKRSFARADTVRPDRKHLVGLLPEDPAAFLPEGTHLVADGELPAPPVPMLGHVTSSYRSAALGRTFALALIKGGRDRIGDRLFAPVGDRLVPVTVASPVLYDPEGARRDG, encoded by the coding sequence ATGCTGCTCATTTCGTGCCCGTGGTGCGGGCCCCGTGACGAGGCGGAGTTCCACTACGGTGGCCAGGCCCACGTCTCCTACCCCGAGGACCCGGCCGCCCTCACCGACGAGGAGTGGGCGCGGTACCTGTTCTTCCGCGACAACCCCAAGGGCCCGTTCGCCGAGCGCTGGAGCCACGCGGCGGGCTGCCGCAAGTGGTTCAACGCCGTGCGGGACACGTCGACCAACGAGATCCTCGCCGTGTACAAGGTGGGGGAGTCGCGTCCGGAGACGACGGAGCCGCGTCCGGAGCAACCAGCCTGTCCGGCGTTTGAGGGCGAGGCCCGTTCAGGGCCGACGGGGGTCCAGGGGGCGGAGCCCCCTGGCGGGGTCGAAGGGGCAGAGCCCCTGGAGGATGGGACGGGTAGGGGCGGCGGGGGCGACCATCCCTTCCGCACCCCCACCGGCGGCCGCATCGCCCGCGACACCCCCCTCATCTTCACCTTTGACGGCATCGCATACCAGGGCTACCAGGGCGACACCCTCGCCTCCGCCCTCCTCGCCAACGGCGTCATCCAGGCCGCCACCAGCATCAAGCTGGGCCGCCCCCGAGGCATCTTCTCGGCCGGCGTCGAAGAACCCCACGCGGTCGTCCAGATCGAGGCACCCTTCCCCGAGCCGATGCTGCCCGCGACGACCGTCGAGCTCTACGACGGCCTGGTCGCGAGCAGCCTCCCCGGTCAGGGCCGCCTCGCCACCGAACCCGACCCGGCCCGCTACGACGCCGTGCACGCCCACTGCGACCTGCTGATCGTCGGCGCGGGCCCAGCCGGCCTCGCGGCGGCAGCGGCGGCGGCGAGCACCGGCGCCCGTGTCATCCTCGCCGACGACCAGCCGGAACTCGGCGGCAGCCTGCTCGGCACCGGCGAGCACCTCGACTGGGTGGAGACGACCCGCGCACAGCTGGAAGCGGCCCCCGAGGTACGCGTTCTGCGCCGCACCACCGTCTTCGGGTACTACGACGACAACCACCTCCTCGCCGTCGAGCGCCGCACCAACCACCTCGGCGCCGAGGCCCCGGCGAACGTCTCCCGCGAGCGCGTCTGGCGGATCCGTGCCCGGCGCGTCGTCCTCGCCACCGGCGCCCACGAGCGGTCGCTGGCGTTCGGCGACAACGACCGCCCCGGCGTGATGCTGGCGTCCTCCGCCCGGACGTACCTCCACCGGTACGCCGTGCTGCCCGGCCGGCACGCGGTCGTGTTCACCACCAACGACAGCGCCTATGCCGCCGCGCTCGACCTGGCGGCCGCGGGCATGGGCATCGCCGCCATCGTCGACACCCGGTCCGAGCCGGGGGAGTGGGCCGAGCGTGCCCGGTCCGCCGGGATCGAGGTGCTCGCCGGACACGCGGTCACCGGCACGCAGGGCGGGGCCCGCCTGACCGCCGTGACGGTCGCCCCGTACGGCGAGTCCGCCGGCCGGCGGGAGTTCGCCGTCGACCTGCTCCTGGTCTCCGGCGGCTGGAATCCGGTCGCGCACCTGTTCAGCCAGGCGGGTGGGAAGCTCCGTCACGACGACGTGCTCGGCGCGTTCGTGCCCGACAGCGGCCGTCAGGCGGTGGAGGTCGCGGGCAGCGCGAACGGCGTCTTCGACCTCGCCACGGTCCTCGCGCAGGGCGCGGCGGCCGGTGCCCGCGCGGTCGAATCGGAGGGCTACACCGCCGGGACGCCGGCCCTACCGGCCGTGGCCGCCCAGCCGCACACCCCGCCCATGCAGGTCTTCACCATCCCCACCGACACCGGCGCCCCCAGGTTCGTCGACCTCCAGCGTGACGTCACGGTCGACGACCTGGCGCGGGCGACCGGCGCGGGCCTGCGCTCGGTGGAGCACACCAAGCGCTACACCACCGCCGGCACCGGCGGTGACCAGGGCAGGACGGCCGGCGTCCTGGCCAGCGGGGTCGTCGCCGAACTCCTCGGCGTGGACATCTCTGCGCTCGGCCTGCCCACCTTCCGGCCGCCGTACACCCCGGTCTCCTTCGCCGCCCTCGCGGGGCGCGACCGCGGCGCGCTGAGCGACCCGGTCCGCACGACGGCCCTGCACACCTGGCATGTGGCGCACGGCGCGCTGTTCGAGAACGTCGGCCAGTGGAAGCGGCCCTGGTACTACCCGCAGGACGGCGAGGACATGGAGGCCGCCGTGCTGCGCGAGTGCCGCGCCGCCCGTGAGGGCGTGGCCTTCATGGACGCCTCCACGCTCGGCAAGATCGACGTACAGGGCCCGGACGCGGCACTCTTCCTCGACCGGCTCTACACCAACATGGTGAGCACCCTGAAGATCGGCATGATCCGCTACGGCGTGATGTGCCGCCCCGACGGGATGGTCTTCGACGACGGCACGGTCATCCGGCTCGCCCAGGACCGCTTCCTGGTCACCACGACGACCGGGAACGCCGCCGCCGTCCTGGACTGGATGGAGGAGTGGCTGCAGACCGAGTGGCCCGAACTGCGGGTCCACTGCACCTCGGTCACCGAGCAGTGGGCCACCGTCGCCCTGGTCGGCCCGAAGTCCCGCGCGGTCCTCGGCTCGGTCGCGCCCCAACTGGCCGTGTCCAACGACGACTTCCCGTTCATGGCGTGGCGGGAGACGACCGTCGCCGGCATCGACGCACGGGTGTGCCGGATCAGCTTCTCCGGCGAACTCGCCTACGAGATCAACGTGTCACCGTGGGAAGCCCTCGCCCTGTGGGAGGCGCTGTACGAGGCCGGCGCCCCGTACGGCATCACTCCGTACGGCACCGAGACCATGCACGTCCTGCGCGCCGAGAAGGGCTACCCGATCGTCGGCCAGGACACCGACGGCACGGTCACCCCGCAGGACCTCGGCATGGGCTGGGCGGTGTCGAAGAAGAAGCCCGACTTCATCGGGAAGCGCTCCTTCGCCCGCGCCGACACCGTCCGCCCCGACCGCAAGCACCTCGTCGGGCTCCTCCCCGAGGACCCGGCCGCCTTCCTCCCGGAGGGCACGCATCTGGTCGCCGACGGCGAACTGCCCGCGCCGCCCGTGCCGATGCTCGGCCACGTCACCTCCAGTTACCGCAGCGCGGCGCTCGGCCGGACCTTCGCGCTCGCTCTGATCAAGGGCGGCCGGGACCGCATCGGTGACCGTCTCTTCGCACCCGTCGGCGACCGGCTGGTCCCGGTGACCGTCGCAAGCCCCGTCCTCTACGACCCCGAGGGAGCCCGCCGCGATGGCTGA
- a CDS encoding sarcosine oxidase subunit beta family protein yields MTPRTPGADLPDHPDRLWRTPAPKRSYDVVIVGGGGHGLATAHYLAKNHGITNVAVLEKGWLAGGNMARNTTIIRSNYLWDESAGIYEHALKLWEGLEEELDYPILFSQRGVLNLAHSLQDVRDSVRRVEANRLNGVDAEWLDAEQVKEVCPIVNVSPDVRYPVLGGTYQPRAGIAKHDYVAWGFARSADAAGIDIIQNCEVTGLDVVGGRVVGVQTSLGPIAAGKVALCSAGHTSVLAAMAGIELPLQSHPLQALVSELLEPVHPTVVMSNAVHVYVSQAHKGELVMGAGIDAYNSYTQRGAFHIIEEQMSAALELFPVFARAHVLRTWGGIVDVSPDASPIVGLTPVDNLYLNCGWGTGGFKATPGVGWVYAHTIAHDTPHVLNAPFSLDRFTTGALVDEHGAAAVAH; encoded by the coding sequence ATGACTCCTCGTACCCCCGGCGCCGACCTGCCCGACCACCCGGACCGGCTCTGGCGCACCCCCGCGCCCAAGCGGTCGTACGACGTGGTGATCGTGGGCGGCGGCGGCCACGGCCTGGCCACCGCCCACTACCTGGCGAAGAACCACGGCATCACCAACGTCGCCGTGCTGGAGAAGGGCTGGCTCGCGGGCGGCAACATGGCCCGCAACACCACGATCATCCGCTCCAACTACCTGTGGGACGAGAGCGCGGGCATCTACGAGCACGCCCTCAAACTGTGGGAAGGCCTGGAGGAGGAGCTCGACTACCCGATCCTCTTCTCCCAGCGCGGCGTGCTGAACCTCGCCCACAGCCTGCAGGACGTCCGCGACAGCGTCCGACGCGTCGAGGCCAACCGGCTCAACGGTGTCGACGCCGAGTGGCTCGACGCCGAGCAGGTCAAAGAGGTCTGCCCGATCGTCAACGTCTCACCGGACGTGCGCTACCCGGTCCTCGGCGGCACCTACCAGCCGCGCGCCGGCATCGCCAAGCACGACTACGTCGCCTGGGGCTTCGCCCGCTCCGCGGACGCCGCCGGGATCGACATCATCCAGAACTGCGAGGTCACCGGCCTGGACGTGGTCGGCGGCCGGGTGGTCGGCGTCCAGACGTCCCTGGGCCCGATCGCCGCGGGCAAGGTGGCCCTGTGCTCGGCCGGCCACACCTCGGTCCTCGCAGCCATGGCGGGCATCGAACTGCCGCTGCAGAGCCACCCCTTGCAGGCGCTGGTGTCGGAGCTCCTGGAGCCGGTTCACCCGACCGTCGTCATGTCCAACGCCGTCCACGTGTACGTCAGCCAGGCGCACAAGGGCGAGCTGGTGATGGGTGCGGGCATCGACGCGTACAACTCCTACACCCAGCGCGGCGCGTTCCACATCATCGAGGAGCAGATGTCGGCGGCCCTGGAACTCTTCCCGGTCTTCGCCCGGGCCCATGTGCTGCGCACCTGGGGAGGCATCGTCGACGTCAGCCCGGACGCCTCGCCCATCGTCGGCCTCACCCCGGTCGACAACCTCTACCTCAACTGCGGCTGGGGGACGGGCGGTTTCAAGGCCACCCCCGGTGTCGGCTGGGTCTACGCCCACACCATCGCCCACGACACACCCCACGTCCTGAACGCCCCCTTCTCGCTCGACCGTTTCACCACCGGCGCGCTCGTCGACGAGCACGGCGCGGCCGCGGTGGCCCACTAG
- the glyA gene encoding serine hydroxymethyltransferase, whose amino-acid sequence MNALNTPLAELDPEVHEALRAELHRQQTTLEMIASENFAPTAVMEAQGSVATNKYAEGYPGRRYYGGCEHVDVMERLAIERIKSLFGAGYANVQPHSGAQANTAVFFALLQPGDTVLGLDLAHGGHLTHGMRLNYSGKMLDVVPYHVSEQDYLVDMDEVERLAKEHRPKMIIAGWSAYPRQLDFAAFRRIADEVGALLMVDMAHFAGLVAAGLHPSPVPHAHVVTTTTHKTLGGPRGGVILTNDADLAKKINSAVFPGMQGGPLEHVIAAKAVSFRVAASPEFAERQARTLAGARILAERLTRTDAAAAGVKVLTGGTDVHLVLVDLRDSSLDGRQAEDLLHRIGITVNRNAVPFDPRPPMVTSGLRIGTPALATRGFTEDDFAEVADVIALALQPEPDVAALRARTEALAAKHPLYPHLSGPSGDAR is encoded by the coding sequence ATGAACGCCCTGAACACGCCCCTGGCGGAGCTGGACCCCGAGGTCCACGAAGCCCTTCGCGCCGAGCTGCACCGCCAGCAGACCACCCTGGAGATGATCGCCTCCGAGAACTTCGCGCCCACCGCCGTGATGGAGGCGCAGGGCTCGGTCGCGACCAACAAGTACGCCGAGGGATACCCCGGCCGCCGCTACTACGGCGGCTGCGAGCACGTCGACGTCATGGAGCGGCTGGCGATCGAGCGGATCAAGTCCCTGTTCGGCGCCGGATACGCCAATGTCCAGCCGCACTCGGGGGCCCAGGCGAACACCGCCGTGTTCTTCGCCCTCCTCCAGCCCGGCGACACCGTCCTCGGCCTCGACCTCGCGCACGGCGGCCATCTCACGCACGGCATGCGCCTCAACTACAGCGGCAAGATGCTCGACGTCGTCCCGTACCACGTCTCCGAGCAGGACTACCTCGTGGACATGGACGAGGTGGAGCGGCTCGCCAAGGAGCACCGCCCCAAGATGATCATCGCGGGCTGGTCGGCGTACCCGAGGCAGCTGGACTTCGCGGCCTTCCGCCGGATCGCCGACGAGGTCGGTGCCCTCCTCATGGTCGACATGGCACATTTCGCGGGCCTGGTAGCCGCCGGACTGCATCCCAGCCCCGTCCCGCACGCCCACGTGGTCACCACCACCACGCACAAGACCCTCGGCGGGCCCCGCGGCGGCGTCATCCTCACCAACGACGCCGACCTCGCCAAGAAGATCAACTCGGCGGTGTTCCCGGGCATGCAGGGCGGCCCGCTGGAGCACGTCATCGCCGCGAAGGCGGTCTCCTTCAGGGTCGCGGCGTCCCCCGAGTTCGCCGAGCGCCAGGCCCGTACCCTCGCGGGCGCACGCATCCTCGCCGAGCGCCTCACCCGTACCGACGCGGCCGCGGCCGGAGTGAAGGTGCTGACGGGCGGCACGGACGTCCACCTCGTCCTCGTCGACCTGCGGGACTCGTCCCTGGACGGCCGGCAGGCCGAAGACCTCCTCCACCGGATCGGCATCACCGTCAACCGCAACGCCGTCCCCTTCGACCCGCGCCCGCCCATGGTCACCTCCGGCCTGCGCATCGGTACCCCCGCGCTGGCCACCCGGGGCTTCACCGAGGACGACTTCGCCGAGGTCGCCGACGTGATCGCGCTGGCCCTCCAGCCCGAGCCGGACGTGGCCGCCCTGCGCGCCCGCACCGAGGCGCTGGCCGCCAAGCACCCGCTCTACCCGCACCTTTCCGGCCCTTCAGGAGACGCCCGATGA
- a CDS encoding bifunctional methylenetetrahydrofolate dehydrogenase/methenyltetrahydrofolate cyclohydrolase, whose translation MTAQLLDGKVTAADIRRELAERVAKLTATTGRPPGLGTVLVGDDPGSHAYVAGKHRDCAQVGIASLRRELPADATQRQVEDVIDELNADPACTGYIVQLPLPRHLDAGAVLERMDPAKDADGLHPVNLGRLTLGVEAPLPCTPRGIVELLRRYDVPLAGARVCVVGRGITVGRPIGLLLTRRSENATVTLCHTGTKGLAWHVREADIVVAAAGSPGLITKDMLRPGAAVLDVGITRTEHGLVGDVHPEAAGVAGWLAPMPGGVGPMTRAMLLANVVEAAERNATAV comes from the coding sequence GTGACCGCACAGCTGCTTGACGGCAAGGTGACTGCCGCTGACATCCGTCGCGAACTCGCCGAGCGCGTGGCCAAGTTGACGGCCACCACCGGACGCCCGCCGGGCCTCGGTACCGTCCTCGTCGGCGACGACCCCGGCAGCCACGCCTACGTCGCCGGGAAGCACCGCGACTGCGCTCAGGTCGGCATCGCCTCGCTGCGCCGCGAACTGCCCGCCGACGCAACCCAGCGGCAGGTCGAGGACGTCATCGACGAGCTCAACGCCGACCCGGCCTGCACCGGCTACATCGTCCAGCTCCCCCTGCCGCGCCACCTGGACGCAGGCGCCGTCCTGGAGCGCATGGACCCCGCCAAGGACGCCGACGGACTGCACCCGGTCAACCTCGGCCGGCTCACCCTCGGCGTCGAGGCGCCCCTGCCGTGCACCCCGCGCGGCATCGTCGAACTGCTGCGCCGCTACGACGTCCCGCTCGCCGGAGCGCGGGTGTGCGTGGTCGGCCGGGGCATCACGGTCGGACGGCCCATCGGGCTGCTGCTCACCCGCAGGTCCGAGAACGCCACCGTCACCCTGTGCCACACCGGAACCAAGGGCCTGGCCTGGCACGTGCGCGAGGCGGACATCGTCGTCGCGGCGGCCGGCTCGCCGGGACTGATCACCAAGGACATGCTGCGCCCCGGCGCGGCCGTCCTGGACGTCGGCATCACCCGCACCGAGCACGGGCTCGTCGGCGACGTCCACCCGGAGGCCGCCGGGGTCGCCGGATGGCTCGCCCCGATGCCCGGGGGAGTGGGACCCATGACCCGGGCGATGCTGCTCGCCAACGTCGTCGAGGCCGCCGAGAGGAACGCGACCGCCGTATGA
- a CDS encoding GcvT family protein, which yields MAGPRVVIIGAGVVGAALADEISARGWTEVTVVDQGPLPATGGSSSHAPGLVFQTNPSKTMTELARYTVEKFCSLEVDGRPCFLQVGGLEVATSPERLAELRRRHGWITAWGIEARLLTPDECVEKHPLVDRDKVLGGLLVPTDGLAKAVLAVEAQIRRATERGVRFLARHEVLDVPQSEGRVTGVVTDQGEIEADIVVCCAGIWGPKIARMVGMNLPLTPLAHQLAWTGPVPALAGQTEEAVRPILRHQDADLYYRDRFDGLGIGYYGHRPMPVSADDILSVDEAEEMPSVLKFTEEDFEPAWTETQSLLPATKEAKVEEGINGLFSFTTDGYPLLGESRDVKGFWVAEAVWVTHSAGVGRAVAEWLVDGHCSSFDLHECDVNRFEPHQLSPEYVLARDCQNFVEVYDILHPLQPSGKPRPIRTSPFYARQQEHGAFFLEANGWERPQWYEANASLVEGRGIPTPNDWAARYWSPIVGAEAQVTREKVAMYDMTALKRLEVSGPGAADFLEGLVTGKVAKSVGSVTYTLLLDHDGGIRSDITVARLARDRFQVGANGNLDLDWFTRHLPADGRVQVRDITAGTCCIGLWGPLAREVLQPLTDEDFSNEGLKYFRAKHAYIGSVPVTAMRLSYVGELGWELYTTADQGQKLWDTLWAAAEPLGGVIAGRGAFNSLRLEKGYRSFGTDMTYEHDPYEAGVGFAVRLDKGDFIGKAALLLRKENVGRRLTCLTIDDPQSVVMGKEPVYDGHRAVGYVTSAAYGYTIGKGIAYAWLPAELSEPGTAVRIGYFDQRVEAVVAEEPLFDPAMSRLRG from the coding sequence ATGGCGGGACCCCGAGTGGTCATCATCGGAGCGGGTGTCGTGGGAGCGGCCCTCGCGGACGAGATCTCCGCACGCGGCTGGACCGAGGTGACCGTGGTCGACCAGGGCCCCCTCCCGGCCACCGGGGGCTCCAGCTCGCACGCCCCGGGCCTGGTCTTCCAGACGAACCCCTCGAAGACCATGACGGAGCTGGCCCGGTACACCGTCGAGAAGTTCTGCTCCCTGGAGGTGGACGGCAGGCCCTGCTTCCTCCAGGTCGGCGGCCTCGAGGTGGCGACCAGCCCCGAGCGCCTCGCCGAGCTCCGGCGCCGTCACGGCTGGATCACCGCCTGGGGCATCGAGGCGCGCCTGCTGACCCCGGACGAGTGCGTGGAGAAGCACCCGCTGGTCGACCGCGACAAGGTCCTCGGCGGCCTCCTCGTCCCCACCGACGGCCTCGCCAAGGCCGTCCTGGCCGTGGAGGCGCAGATCCGCCGGGCCACCGAGCGCGGCGTGCGCTTCCTCGCCCGGCACGAGGTCCTCGACGTCCCGCAGAGCGAGGGCCGCGTCACCGGCGTGGTGACCGACCAGGGCGAGATCGAAGCCGACATCGTCGTGTGCTGTGCCGGCATCTGGGGCCCGAAGATCGCCCGCATGGTCGGCATGAACCTGCCGCTCACCCCGCTCGCCCACCAGCTCGCCTGGACCGGCCCGGTCCCCGCCCTCGCCGGCCAGACCGAGGAGGCGGTCCGCCCGATCCTGCGCCACCAGGACGCCGACCTCTACTACCGCGACCGCTTCGACGGCCTCGGTATCGGCTACTACGGCCACCGCCCGATGCCGGTCTCCGCCGACGACATCCTCTCCGTGGACGAGGCCGAGGAGATGCCCTCGGTCCTGAAGTTCACCGAGGAGGACTTCGAGCCCGCCTGGACCGAGACCCAGTCCCTGCTCCCGGCGACCAAGGAGGCGAAGGTCGAGGAGGGCATCAACGGCCTGTTCTCCTTCACCACCGACGGCTACCCGCTGCTCGGCGAGTCCCGCGACGTCAAGGGCTTCTGGGTCGCCGAGGCCGTCTGGGTCACCCACTCCGCGGGCGTCGGCCGGGCCGTCGCCGAATGGCTGGTCGACGGCCACTGCTCCTCATTCGACCTGCACGAGTGCGACGTCAACCGCTTCGAGCCGCACCAGCTCTCGCCGGAGTACGTCCTGGCCCGCGACTGCCAGAACTTCGTCGAGGTCTACGACATCCTCCACCCCCTCCAGCCGTCCGGGAAGCCGCGCCCGATCCGCACCAGCCCCTTCTACGCCCGCCAGCAGGAACACGGCGCGTTCTTCCTGGAGGCGAACGGCTGGGAGCGCCCCCAGTGGTACGAGGCCAACGCCTCCCTGGTCGAAGGCCGCGGCATCCCCACCCCCAACGACTGGGCGGCCCGCTACTGGTCGCCCATCGTCGGCGCCGAGGCCCAGGTCACCCGCGAGAAGGTCGCGATGTACGACATGACGGCCCTCAAGCGCCTGGAGGTCAGCGGCCCCGGAGCCGCCGACTTCCTGGAGGGCCTGGTCACCGGCAAGGTCGCCAAGTCCGTCGGCTCCGTGACGTACACGCTGCTCCTGGACCACGACGGCGGCATCCGCAGCGACATCACCGTCGCCCGCCTCGCCCGCGACCGCTTCCAGGTCGGCGCCAACGGCAACCTGGACCTCGACTGGTTCACCCGCCACCTGCCCGCCGACGGCCGCGTCCAGGTCCGCGACATCACCGCCGGCACCTGCTGCATCGGCCTGTGGGGCCCGCTCGCCCGCGAGGTGCTGCAGCCGCTCACCGACGAGGACTTCTCCAACGAGGGTCTCAAGTACTTCCGGGCCAAGCACGCCTACATCGGTTCGGTGCCGGTCACCGCCATGCGACTGTCGTACGTCGGCGAGCTCGGCTGGGAGCTCTACACGACCGCCGACCAGGGCCAGAAGCTGTGGGACACCCTGTGGGCCGCGGCCGAGCCGCTCGGCGGCGTCATCGCCGGCCGCGGCGCCTTCAACAGCCTCCGCCTGGAGAAGGGCTACCGCTCCTTCGGCACCGACATGACCTACGAGCACGACCCGTACGAGGCCGGCGTCGGTTTCGCCGTCAGGCTCGACAAGGGCGACTTCATCGGCAAGGCCGCGCTGTTGCTCCGCAAGGAGAACGTGGGGCGCAGGCTGACGTGCCTCACCATCGATGACCCGCAGTCGGTGGTGATGGGCAAGGAGCCGGTGTACGACGGTCACCGGGCCGTCGGCTACGTCACCAGCGCGGCGTACGGCTACACCATCGGCAAGGGCATCGCCTACGCCTGGCTCCCGGCGGAGCTGAGCGAGCCCGGTACGGCTGTGCGCATCGGCTACTTCGACCAGCGCGTGGAGGCGGTCGTCGCCGAGGAGCCGTTGTTCGACCCGGCGATGTCTCGGCTCCGTGGATGA
- a CDS encoding ABC transporter substrate-binding protein, whose protein sequence is MARHWRAGAAGLAVLGLTLTACSGAKVGDSTSAGAKSSGGKCGTFDLAVNPWVGYEADAAVVAYVAQHDLGCTVNKKDLKEEIAWQGFGTGEVDAVLENWGHDDLKKKYISGQQTAVEAGSTGNKGVIGWFVPPWLAKAHPDITDWKNLNKYADKFKTSESGGKGQLLDGDPSYVTNDAALVKNLKLDFKVVYAGSETALIQAYRTAEKNKQWMIGYFYEPQWFLSEVPLVKVNLPTYTKGCDADAAKVACDYPVYDLDKIVSARFAKSGSPAYKLVKNFHWTNDDQNTVAKYIAVDKMSDDAAAKKWVDANRDKVDTWLK, encoded by the coding sequence ATGGCAAGACACTGGCGAGCCGGCGCGGCCGGCCTGGCCGTCCTCGGCCTCACCCTCACCGCCTGCTCGGGCGCGAAGGTCGGCGACAGCACCTCCGCGGGCGCGAAGTCCTCGGGCGGCAAGTGCGGCACCTTCGATTTGGCCGTCAACCCGTGGGTCGGCTACGAGGCGGACGCGGCGGTCGTCGCGTACGTGGCGCAGCACGACCTCGGCTGTACGGTCAACAAGAAGGACCTGAAGGAGGAGATCGCCTGGCAGGGCTTCGGGACCGGCGAGGTCGACGCCGTCCTGGAGAACTGGGGCCACGACGATCTGAAGAAGAAGTACATCAGCGGGCAGCAGACCGCCGTGGAGGCGGGCTCCACGGGCAACAAGGGGGTCATCGGCTGGTTCGTGCCGCCGTGGCTGGCCAAGGCTCACCCGGACATCACCGACTGGAAGAACCTCAACAAGTACGCCGACAAATTCAAGACCTCCGAGTCGGGCGGCAAGGGCCAGCTGCTCGACGGCGACCCGTCGTACGTCACCAACGACGCCGCCCTGGTCAAGAACCTGAAGCTGGACTTCAAGGTGGTGTACGCGGGCAGTGAGACCGCGCTCATCCAGGCCTACCGCACCGCCGAGAAGAACAAGCAGTGGATGATCGGCTACTTCTACGAACCGCAGTGGTTCCTGTCGGAAGTGCCGTTGGTGAAGGTCAACCTGCCCACGTACACGAAGGGCTGCGACGCCGACGCGGCGAAGGTGGCCTGTGACTATCCCGTGTACGACCTGGACAAGATCGTCTCAGCGCGGTTCGCCAAGTCGGGCAGCCCGGCGTACAAGCTGGTGAAGAACTTCCACTGGACGAACGACGACCAGAACACCGTGGCCAAGTACATCGCCGTGGACAAGATGTCGGACGACGCGGCGGCCAAGAAGTGGGTCGACGCCAACCGCGACAAGGTCGACACCTGGCTGAAGTAG